The Mycolicibacterium aurum genome segment GCTGACGGTCATAATCGGAAACGATCTCGACTTCGCGAGCGCGCTGCCAAAGCTCATGCCTCACAACGCCGCAGCAATGCAGCAAGCATTCGCGCGACCCGGAATGACTGAAGCGACCGCGCGGCGCAACGGCACCCTGCAAGGTGGCTATCTGATCATCGCCGCCCGGGCACTGGGGCTCGATTGCGGACCGATGTCAGGGTTTGACAATGCCGCCGTTGATCGCGAATTCTTCGCCGGCACAAGGATCGAATCGAATTTCATCTGCAGCATCGGGTACGGGGATCCGGCATCACTTTTTCCCCGCAATCAGAGGCTGACCTTCGATGAAGCGAGCCGCTTCGCCTAACTGCGGGCGCAGTGGTGGATGCCCAGCGGTTATCCGCCCTACGCGGCGTAGCGGACTTTCCAACACCGACAGTTGTCCGCATCTTGCCCGAGCCCCCGGTGATTCAGCCGGCACTGACTTCCGAAGCGCCGCCGGCCACTTCGGCCGTTGACCACCTTCGGATAAGCACCTGGGCGTACAACCCTGCCGGGCCACCCAACACCTACTTCGCCGACAACGATGGGGGCAAGAACGACAAGGTCAGTTGGGAGTCATCCGCCGGGGGCTTCGACGTGAAGGGCGGGTGCACATCAACTGTGCGGGTAGAGGGCGGGGGCTATGACCATGCCGAGTCATCCTCCAACTGCAGCGATTCAATGGGGTCGCATTTTGATGTCCCCATGCCCGGTACCTACACGGCCCGGGTGACTACATACCAGACGACTTCCGGGTATCAGCACAGTGACGATATCTCTTTCACCATTCAATAGGCGGAAGATGGCGTCTGGCCACAAAATCCGGCCGAGGTATAGAAGGACCCGAGTAGTGGCACGTCCTGCCGCGATGACCGGCCCCCAGAACATTCCCGAGTTTGATCTAGGACAGAAGAGGTGGGGGGTTGCGGCAGTACTTTCCACACCGTTCGCAGGTCGTCGATGACGGGGTCGGTCGACAGTCTGGCGTCAGCGAGACTGCTCCCAGAGGGGAAGTGGTTGTGGGTTGCGTTGGTGCGGGGAGCGCCGGGCAGGCGGCCAGATTTGAGGCCCCGGCGATCACGGGGGCGAGCCCCGCGAGGTGCCACCGTCGATTGCGAGATGACGCTAGCCCGTACGGCCGCCGTCACGCGTGGCCGAGCTTATCTCTCGCCGCTGCGGGGGAGGCGGTACCCGAATCGCCGACGGCTCGATTGACATGGTGTGGCGCGGATTGACCGCGCAATCACAGCCCGTTCTTTGATGCGGCGCTCTAGGTGCTACTGCTGCGCATACTTCGATTGTGCTTGATCAAGCAGCACGTTCACGTTCTGCCGCATCGCCGCGCGAATGGCGTCGAGGACCGCCGCCCCACTTTCAATTGATTGGGGGTTTTTGAGCTCGACCGAGTTGATCGCGTCGGTCGCGTCTGCGGTTTCTGCGAGCATCGCGCTAAGTCCGGAAGCCATGTCCGCGTCACGCGTGGGCAGTCCTGCGCCGAGGACTGCTCGGCGCACATCGGCCAGCGCCGTGCGATGCTGTGTCCTGCCGTCCGCGGCGATATAGGACGCGAGTTCGGTGGCTTCCGCCGCATCATCGCGTACGGCGTACCAACGAAGTAGTCGCTCGACCTGTGCCTTGTTTGCGCGCATCCAGATTGCAACACAGTGCGACACGTGGACGACGGCCGCCCTCACTTTGTCGTCGTGGGCCTCGGCGCGGTCCGCTACGTAACGTTCCTCGGAGCGCTTGAGTGTTCGCCAATTCCAATAACTTGCAGCGATTATCGCTATTACACCCTGCAATGGCGCGGGTGCTACCCCAAGCTTGAGTCCAGTGAAATGAGTCAGCCAGGAGAAATGTGCACTCTGCGCGCATTGAAAAAGGGTACCCGCGACACCTAAGAGGTGACTGATCATCCATGAGCCCCGACGTCACAGAACCTAGCTGTCGCACCCGTCGAACATCCTTCAGGTCATCGCTATTAAGCCACCACTGCGTGTCGCCACGCGCAGAGACGGGGCCGCCAACTTTCTCGAACAAGCTGACATCTCGGCCGTGCTGCCGGAACATGATCCCCGCCGCCCCCTGCGACTCCGCCACCGGGTACCCCAACCCCCATCACCCCACGCCACGACGAAGGCGTAGTCGATGTCGAGAGCGCGGGACCGTCGCACCGGCGTGTGAACGGATTTGTGAACGAAACGGTGCGCAATGGGCCCGACGGTATCGACACGGCGTGACATGCGAGACGGAACCAGCGGCATACCTGCACTTCAGCGACGTATCCAGAGGGCCGAGACCGCGACCGGCTGTCTCATAACCCAGAGGTCGCAGGTTCGAATCCTGTCCCCGCTACTAGTAGGAAACAGCCCTCGGAGAATACTCCGGGGGCTGTTTTCATGTGAACGTTGGGCGGGCCCGCAGCCGTGAAAGCACCGTCCACGGCGATGACCGGATCGTGTGACTACCATCGCCCATCGCCGCTGGGCGGAGGAGTAAACGCACACCTGAGCGGTTTAGTGCACTTCAGCGCGACGTGGTGCCGGTGGTGTTGTCGCGTTCCAGCACCGACGCAAGGTCGTGGCGGCGTGAGAACGTGGTTGAGGGATCATGCTGTGTTCGACGTCGAGAAGGACTCCGAAGTGGGCCCGAACGAGCATGGTAGCGACTGCTGGACAAATCTGTGAGGGCGTGTTGGGGCATCGAAGGTCAGCTGCGGACTACTTGAGACGCTGTGCGGCAAGACGTCGGCGCACCGACTTCGGATCGGCAACCCCTCTATGAGCGACTGTCCAGAGCTCGGACCGGGAGGGTCACGAGACGCCGTTCTGAAAGGCCAACTTGTCCCCTCGGGAGCTCGCGTGGATTGATCTGGTCGGCCGCTGGCTCCGGTGCCGGCGCGGCGTCACGCATCAATCACGCGGTGCCAACATCGAAGTCGGTAGCGACGCGCGGGTTGTGTCATCTGGCAGCCACACTATGAGTCCCCCGTCCCCCGCCCCCGTGCGCTTCGATTGGTGCGGACATCTCGAACTCAGGTGCCGAGCGGGGTGTCCACCCGAGCTTGAGTCTGCCGTGGGCGTCACACCAGTTCGTCGATGGGCGTCGGATCGCTGAAGCGCTGGATGACGTTGGCCGTGATCTTGCCGATCGCATTGTTGCCATCGGCTTGAAACAGGCTCGCGCACCAACTCATTGACGATGTTGCGAACATCGCACCCCCATTGGGGGTGGTGAAGTACGTGATGTCCGCCCGCACCAAGGGGCTCTCTTCGCCATTGGTGGCCGGGTGTGCGCCGTAGATTTCTTCGGTCACCAACATCGAGTTCGCATCATGATCGACAGATGTCGCCAGCACTCGAGTATGAGGCGGACTACCCTGATCGAGATCGTAACGGTCCACCTCCAGACCGGCCGCGCCGCCGTTCACCAGACCGAAGTCACCCAGGCGGCAGGAGGTGTCGACCCCGTCGGTGATCCACCCGACCCCGGGATCGGCTGCATCGGGCAGGAATTCGTAGTACGTCGACACGGCCATCGTATGGGCGGTGTACCCCGTACCCCAAACCCTCTGTGGTGCGCGCCCTCTCATTCGCCACAGGGACCCCTTCTCGCCGGTGGTGGAGTGCTGTAGCTCGCCGGGCCTGCCGCGCCAAGGCTGATCGCCGACTTCGCCGCGGCGGACCTCGACAACGTGACTCTTGTCTGGTGCGACACTGGTGACCCAGTACATACCGTTGCCGCCCATATACATTCCGCGGCCGCCGCCGACCAGGTATCTTTCCCACGCATCGATCATTTCTTCGGAGTAGTACTCCGGATGAGTGGCGGTAAGGACGACGTTGTAGCGCTGGAGGAGTTCGACGCCCTCCTGGTGCAGGTCATGATCGGTGGCCACGTCGTAGTCGAAACCTTGGTCGGTCATCCAGCAGACCAAATGCAGGTCGGCGGGGTATTGCCAGACCTGAGAACTCTGCTCGTGTTGATAGGAGGGCTGCATGTTCAGTTGTGGTCTGCGCCAGGTGGAGTACTGCACGCCACCCCCGTCGAGGTGGCGGTCATACAAGGACAAACCGTACTGCTCGACTCCGGTGCTCATGGCGAAGTCGAGGTCTTCGAGCACGGTGATGTGGCCGTTGGCGAGCTGTCCGGCAGATGCGTTCTGGTAGACCTGGCTGTTGGCGTATGCCTGGTAGCTGAACGTCGGTATCAGCAGCAGGATCGAGCCTGTTGCAGTCCCGCGTGGCGCAGTCACGAAGAACGGTACGTAGAAGGTCTCGGGGTCGTGCCCCTCGGCCTCGGTGCACGCGAGTGCATAGCAACCGCTCGGCAGGTCCTGGGGCACTGTGTATGACAGCGTCGCGGGCCACCGGCAGTCATCGAGCGAGTCGTTGTGAAACCAGATGGCGCCGTACTCGTCGATCGCGTGGGCGAAGCTGAACTCGCGGGCGGTCCATCTCCACCCGGTCATGCCACGGTCAGGTTGGTTGACACACTCGCCGACCAGACCGTTGACAGGCTCGTCGACCTGGTCGCCAAGGCCGGGACCGGGAACCGAAGAATCTCGATTGAGCTGCCAGGCGGCCACCAGTCCTGTATCCGAAAGCTCTTGTCCGTCATGGCAGGCGGATATCTCGCTCTGGCTCAGTGTGCGCGACCAGTACCGGGGCGATTCGATTTTGCCGTTGAAGCCGGCGACCATGCGGTGGTGGGGCGGCGCCTCACTGCGGAGGCCGAGACCACTCAACAGCAACGCAGTGCCCGAGTCGCCTGGCGACAGTGACGGGCCGCTGACCTCCGTGTCTCCGTCGAAGGGAACGACGAGGCCGAATATGCTGTTCGTACTAGTAATGACGGCCCGCTGGGACACCGTCACTGCGGTCGCGTCGACAGTGATGACGACCGAATACCAGACTTGTTTGTACAACGGCATACCGGTGCGCACTCGGACAACGTTGCCGTCGCCATCCCCCAGTGTGACCACGAGACCGTCGGGTTCGAGCGCCACCGCCCACCCCGTCGATGTCGTGTCATCCCAACGGGAGATCACGCCCTGCCGGCCCAGAGCTGGCAGCGTCGCCCACACGTAGAGGTGAACGCTGAACGAATCGGACCCCAGCAGCATGCGTTCCGGGTCAGGCACGCGTACGTATCCGCCGCTCTGGGTGAACTGCTCATCGACCTGTATGCGTCGATCGAGGTCCGAGGGGATGTGCACGGTGCGATGCCCGGGCCCGTCCGGGTTGAGATTGCCGTTGTACATCCGCAGAAGGCGTGTGTCGACGGGGCTGTCGCCGCCGTGTGCCAAGTGGAATGTCAGTGACTCACCCGGTGCGACGTTGGGCTGAGAGTTGTATCCGCGCAACCGCAGTGATGTTTTCATTCCTTGTCCGCTTCCAGGGTGTGGGTGCCGGTGATCTCGTTCATCCGCTCGAGAAAGGCCGCCACGATGGCGTCTTCTTTGGTGGTGAAGGTCTGCGACGTATCGACCGTGGGGGGTCGACCGCGTTCTGCGTGCAACCGGGCCAAGTAATACGTCTCGTAGGACGGCGCAGCGTAGGCGAAAGTCCGTCCTTCGATGGGCGCCATCCGCATGAAGTTCAGCAGATGTCGGAGCTCAAGAGATCGTGGGTGCCTGCCGATGACATCGCCGCGGAACTCCTCGACTGTCTCGGGTCCGACTGCAGCGCGCAGAGCAGCGCGCCGGCGTTCGTCGAACCGGTGCCGGATCTCTAGGCTGCGGTCTTCGATGTCTGTTTGTCCCGTTATCGGCATCGGATCGTCGTCCCTTCTTCTGAGTTCCTGGACGTCACTTGTACTTTCCGATGGCTTCGTCACATGTTGCGAGGTTTCCCTTGGTCACGGTGGTGGCGTCCAACGTTGTCGCCTTCTCCACGTCGCCGCCCTTGAGTAGGTTGACAGTCACCTCTGCCCCCGTCCGGCCCAATGCGAATGGGTCCCAGAGCGTGGTGGCGTACTGCTTGCCGGACTCGATGTTGCGGTATCCCAGAGGGTCACAGTCGGCGCCGACGGCAATGTAGTCGCGTCCGGCGATGGTGCCCGACCGCTCGCCCGCGAGCATGGCGCCGTCGAGCATGACGTCGGAATGTGCGAACACTCCGACGATGTTGTCGGCGGCGTACCGCGAGAACATCTGCGCCGCCACGGTGGTGGCCTCGGTGCCGTCCCAGTTGGCAGTCATGGACGAAACGATTGTCAGACCTGGCGCGATCTGTGCGAGTGTCTCTTCGAAGCCTTTTTTGCGTGAGATCGTTGTCGCGCCGCCGGGAGAGCCTTCGATCTGCAAGACGGCGCCTTGAATTGGCATTCCTTGCGCGGTGAGGCCGTCGACTATTGCTTGCGCGCTGCTCGCCCCGATCCGTTCTTCGTTGTATCCCCAGAATGCGTCGTACAGAGCGTCATCATCGGTGGCGGGCTGGTAGATACCAACGACGATTTTGGTGTCCGGAGACTGTTGGCGGGCACGTGCATACGCGGGAATCAAGGAGGTCGTGTCGGTCGGCCAGAGCACGATCGCTGCGGGTTTGGTGCTCAGCGCCTGATTGAACTTCTGCATCTGATCGGCACCGGCACCGTAATCGCTGTACTCGGTCGTAACCTTCAGGCCTGCGGCCTGAAGGTCTTCAGTGATTGTGTCAGCGAAATTGGACTGTGTCGGATTGGACCGCGTGAGCGTGAGTACGTACGCAGCTTGTCCGGCCACCTCTCCGGACGAGCCGCCACCAGCCGGATTGGTTTCGCCGGCTGATGAGCATCCGCTGACCGTAAGTACCAGCGCCAACGTCGCAGCAGTGGTCATCCGCAGTCGTTTCATTTGTCTCCTCCGTCGGAATGGATTGGCTCCGCTGCCGTTGCTGCGGACATGGTTTCGTAGTCGCGGATCACGAGTCGGTCAGAGCCGCGTTGCACCAGACGGCGTAGCGGGCGGTCGCAGATGACCACGGCGATCAGCACGACACCGTTGACCAGCTGAATCGTCGCGGACGCGACGCCGGCGAGGCTGAGACCGTTGTTGAGGATGGCCAGAAGCAGCGCCCCGCCCACTGCGCCGACCAGTGACCCGCGCCCACCGGTGAGGGCGACGCCTCCCACGAGGACCGCAGTGGCTGCTTGCAGGAGATAGGCATTGTTGGGACCGGGCTGTCCGGTGGCCAGGGCGACACCTTCGAGCGCGCCGCCGATCCCGGAGAAGCCGGCACAGACGAGGAACGCGCCCACCACACTCCAGGACACGGGTAGCCCTGAGGAGCGTGCGCGGTTCCCATCGCTGCCGATGGCGTACAGAAATCGACCCCACCACGCCCGCTTGACGGCCAGGACCAGAATCGCCACCAGTCCGAGTTGCATTAGGGATTGCAGGGATAACGCGCCCAGGATGGGCTCGGTCAGTCGGAGTCCAGGGACGTAGTCGGTCATGGTTACGATGTTGTTGCCGGTGACCAGGTAGCCGAGGCCGATGCCCAGCATCATGGTGGCGACCGTGACGGCCAGTGATGCGATACGCGCCACCCCGGTGGCGAGACCGTTGATCAATCCGATCATGAGAGCCAGGCCCACGCCGAGTGCGATGCTGATGGGCAGGCCGAGCTCGTCGGCGTATTG includes the following:
- a CDS encoding malonic semialdehyde reductase, whose protein sequence is MKPALSQGSLDQIFREARTYSGWKDTPVGEIVLRELYELLKWGPTSANSSPARFVWIRSQEAKAKLADLALDKNRERILQAPLTVIIGNDLDFASALPKLMPHNAAAMQQAFARPGMTEATARRNGTLQGGYLIIAARALGLDCGPMSGFDNAAVDREFFAGTRIESNFICSIGYGDPASLFPRNQRLTFDEASRFA
- a CDS encoding N,N-dimethylformamidase beta subunit family domain-containing protein codes for the protein MKTSLRLRGYNSQPNVAPGESLTFHLAHGGDSPVDTRLLRMYNGNLNPDGPGHRTVHIPSDLDRRIQVDEQFTQSGGYVRVPDPERMLLGSDSFSVHLYVWATLPALGRQGVISRWDDTTSTGWAVALEPDGLVVTLGDGDGNVVRVRTGMPLYKQVWYSVVITVDATAVTVSQRAVITSTNSIFGLVVPFDGDTEVSGPSLSPGDSGTALLLSGLGLRSEAPPHHRMVAGFNGKIESPRYWSRTLSQSEISACHDGQELSDTGLVAAWQLNRDSSVPGPGLGDQVDEPVNGLVGECVNQPDRGMTGWRWTAREFSFAHAIDEYGAIWFHNDSLDDCRWPATLSYTVPQDLPSGCYALACTEAEGHDPETFYVPFFVTAPRGTATGSILLLIPTFSYQAYANSQVYQNASAGQLANGHITVLEDLDFAMSTGVEQYGLSLYDRHLDGGGVQYSTWRRPQLNMQPSYQHEQSSQVWQYPADLHLVCWMTDQGFDYDVATDHDLHQEGVELLQRYNVVLTATHPEYYSEEMIDAWERYLVGGGRGMYMGGNGMYWVTSVAPDKSHVVEVRRGEVGDQPWRGRPGELQHSTTGEKGSLWRMRGRAPQRVWGTGYTAHTMAVSTYYEFLPDAADPGVGWITDGVDTSCRLGDFGLVNGGAAGLEVDRYDLDQGSPPHTRVLATSVDHDANSMLVTEEIYGAHPATNGEESPLVRADITYFTTPNGGAMFATSSMSWCASLFQADGNNAIGKITANVIQRFSDPTPIDELV
- a CDS encoding sugar ABC transporter substrate-binding protein; the protein is MTTAATLALVLTVSGCSSAGETNPAGGGSSGEVAGQAAYVLTLTRSNPTQSNFADTITEDLQAAGLKVTTEYSDYGAGADQMQKFNQALSTKPAAIVLWPTDTTSLIPAYARARQQSPDTKIVVGIYQPATDDDALYDAFWGYNEERIGASSAQAIVDGLTAQGMPIQGAVLQIEGSPGGATTISRKKGFEETLAQIAPGLTIVSSMTANWDGTEATTVAAQMFSRYAADNIVGVFAHSDVMLDGAMLAGERSGTIAGRDYIAVGADCDPLGYRNIESGKQYATTLWDPFALGRTGAEVTVNLLKGGDVEKATTLDATTVTKGNLATCDEAIGKYK
- a CDS encoding ABC transporter permease gives rise to the protein MINSLTRSTYWGARTLLTWLIAAVAYLACTCAVPGFSSLGNLYALIQIFATLALISAGLAIVMIAGEFDLSIAATFPLAGLVTVQYADELGLPISIALGVGLALMIGLINGLATGVARIASLAVTVATMMLGIGLGYLVTGNNIVTMTDYVPGLRLTEPILGALSLQSLMQLGLVAILVLAVKRAWWGRFLYAIGSDGNRARSSGLPVSWSVVGAFLVCAGFSGIGGALEGVALATGQPGPNNAYLLQAATAVLVGGVALTGGRGSLVGAVGGALLLAILNNGLSLAGVASATIQLVNGVVLIAVVICDRPLRRLVQRGSDRLVIRDYETMSAATAAEPIHSDGGDK